TTAAACCCTTCGATAGCGAAGGAGGAAGTATTCTTATCGAAGATATCGAATCCGCGATGGAACGATTTGAAACGAAAGGAAACGTTAGTTTTCTTTTGATCCAACCGAACACGTTCCGTTCTTCTCAAAAAGAAATCCTGGAGAAAAAACTCGGAAACTTATACAGAGTCGAAACGATAGACGACATCCGTGAGAAATCGGGAAACGCGCTTCGTTCCTTTCAACTCAATCTTCTTGTGATCTCTTTTATCTCCCTCATCATCGCGTTCTTTATGGTTTCCAATACGATGTCCGGTTTGTACATCGCCCGCGAAAAAGAATTGGGAATCTTAAAAACGATGGGGCTCGGCGCCGGTCACACGTTTCTTTTGTTCGTATCTCAGGCTCTTCTTTTGGGAATCGCGGGAAGTATTCTCGGCCTCGGGCTCGGATTCTTTTTTTCAAGACTTGATTTTTTTAGTCCTGAAGCCGCCTCCGCGGATTTATCTTATATCAAAACGTATCGGTTTATTCCTTCCTCGATTTGGATTTTAGGTTTGGGAATCGGAATCTTGGGTTCGTTTCTTTCCGCAGCATTTCCATCCTTTAGAGCCGGAAAGATTTCTCCGGTCTCAATCCTGAGAGAATCTTCTTCCGGAAACAATCGAGTTTCGGAAAAAAAACTTTTGTTTTATGGAATTCTTCTTTTGCTCTTATTTACGGGAGTCGCTTTTTTTCCCGTTCGATGGAGATTTCCTATTACCGGACTTTTGGGAATCGGAGGAATCGTAATCGGCGTTACGCTCTGCTTTCCTTGGATCTTTCAGACGATTACGAGCGTCTTCTTTCGACTCGGTGATCGTTCCGATCGATCCTTTGTATTTATGAAAGTGGGTTTGGAAGAAACAAAAAATCAACCCCTTCGAAACACACTCACCTCCGCGACCTTGATGCTCGCGACTTCTCTCGTGGTTTGTCTTTCCATTCTTACCGATAGTTATCGAAGATCCCTAAACGATTGGGTCGATTCCGAATTTCCGGCGCAACTTACGATCATCAACACCGAAAACCTCGCCGCGGGAATCCACGGAGGAGTTCCCCTCTTTTTGTTAAACGAACTCGCTCAGCTTCCGGAAGTAAAATCTCTGGACGGTTTTTGTGTAAACACAAGAGTTGAAACCGATCACGGGAACTTTACAATTCACGCATATACTTTTTCCACATACGATCGCCCGGATTCGGCCGAAAAACTCGCGTCCAAGGAGAATGAAATTCTAATCTCTTCGAACATGGCTTATCTGCAAAACTTCAAAGTTGGAGATAGAATTTTTCTCTCCACAAAGTTCGGGAAGGAAGAATTTTTTATCAGAGGAATCAAGGAACACTTTTTCTCCGAGCGCGGAACGATCATGATGGATATCAAAAACTACGACCGATTTTTCGGTCTCTCCGGATACAATTCGATCAAGATATTCTTAAAAGAACCTTCGAAAGAAAAAGAAGCCGAACTTTCGATTTCGAAAATTTTAATACAAAATCCCTCTCTGAAATTGTTAAATTCTCAGGAACTAAGAGAAATTTATACCGAAGGAGTGGATAAGGTTTTTGGAGTTTTAAACACGCTCAAGACGACCGCGTTTATCATCGCGATGATCTCCTTGGTTTCTTCTCTTCTCCACAATCTGATCTCGAAAAAAATGACGTTAGGAATTCTTAAATACCTGGGAGCCGATCACAAACAACTCGGCACGATCCTTTTGACGGAAAGTATCTTTCTTACGGTCCTCTCCACTTTTTTCGGAATTCTTCTCGCGTTTCTTTTATCTCCGATCGTCCTTTATGTCGTCAATAAGAACGC
This is a stretch of genomic DNA from Leptospira tipperaryensis. It encodes these proteins:
- a CDS encoding ABC transporter permease is translated as MSFRIYTLFLFEYFRSHKLAAFFALSGIALGVGLFISTTANGMKAEKSLTDFAMGYFQGEYKIKITSSQGDQNLPATLIRELSSDPELDWITKIVPRFQKEVILEDGVRAVYLGLDFLKETGSLRGREVFANPNNAETLESIYVSRALFEKLGKSETKLRSQSKTFDLKNLKPFDSEGGSILIEDIESAMERFETKGNVSFLLIQPNTFRSSQKEILEKKLGNLYRVETIDDIREKSGNALRSFQLNLLVISFISLIIAFFMVSNTMSGLYIAREKELGILKTMGLGAGHTFLLFVSQALLLGIAGSILGLGLGFFFSRLDFFSPEAASADLSYIKTYRFIPSSIWILGLGIGILGSFLSAAFPSFRAGKISPVSILRESSSGNNRVSEKKLLFYGILLLLLFTGVAFFPVRWRFPITGLLGIGGIVIGVTLCFPWIFQTITSVFFRLGDRSDRSFVFMKVGLEETKNQPLRNTLTSATLMLATSLVVCLSILTDSYRRSLNDWVDSEFPAQLTIINTENLAAGIHGGVPLFLLNELAQLPEVKSLDGFCVNTRVETDHGNFTIHAYTFSTYDRPDSAEKLASKENEILISSNMAYLQNFKVGDRIFLSTKFGKEEFFIRGIKEHFFSERGTIMMDIKNYDRFFGLSGYNSIKIFLKEPSKEKEAELSISKILIQNPSLKLLNSQELREIYTEGVDKVFGVLNTLKTTAFIIAMISLVSSLLHNLISKKMTLGILKYLGADHKQLGTILLTESIFLTVLSTFFGILLAFLLSPIVLYVVNKNAFGWTLKFTVTPEVSVVFLILSPILGILSALVPLYTLRKLGFRISQE